A single Populus alba chromosome 7, ASM523922v2, whole genome shotgun sequence DNA region contains:
- the LOC118063182 gene encoding MADS-box protein JOINTLESS isoform X2 has translation MARERIQIKKIDNATARQVTFSKRRRGLFKKAEELSVLCDADVAVIIFSSTGKLFEFSSSSMKKILERHNLHSKNLEKLEQPSLELQLVEDSTCSRLSKEVAEKSHQLRQMRGEDLRGLNIDELLQLEKSLEAGLSCVIEKKGEKIMNEITDLQRKGMQLMEENERLKQQVDPFLPCVLCGGDN, from the exons ATGGCAAGAGAGAGGATTCAGATAAAAAAGATCGATAACGCCACCGCTAGGCAAGTCACGTTTTCAAAACGAAGAAGAGGGCTTTTCAAGAAAGCTGAGGAGCTTTCAGTTCTCTGTGATGCTGATGTTGCTGTCATCATCTTCTCCTCCACTGGCAAGCTCTTTGAGTTCTCCAGCTCAAG caTGAAGAAAATACTGGAAAGGCATAATTTGCACTCGAAGAATCTTGAGAAGCTGGAGCAACCATCTCTTGAGTTGCAG CTGGTAGAGGACAGCACCTGCTCCAGGTTGAGTAAGGAAGTTGCGGAGAAAAGCCATCAGCTGAG GCAAATGAGAGGGGAAGATCTGCGAGGATTAAATATAGATGAATTGCTGCAGCTAGAGAAGTCTCTTGAGGCTGGATTGAGCTGTGTGATAGAGAAGAAG GGTGAGAAGATTATGAACGAGATCACTGATCTTCAAAGAAAG GGAATGCAATTGATGGAAGAGAATGAGAGACTCAAACAGCAAGTAGATCCCTTCCTCCCATGCGTGCTGT GTGGTGGAGATAACTAA
- the LOC118063182 gene encoding MADS-box protein SVP isoform X1, protein MARERIQIKKIDNATARQVTFSKRRRGLFKKAEELSVLCDADVAVIIFSSTGKLFEFSSSSMKKILERHNLHSKNLEKLEQPSLELQLVEDSTCSRLSKEVAEKSHQLRQMRGEDLRGLNIDELLQLEKSLEAGLSCVIEKKGEKIMNEITDLQRKGMQLMEENERLKQQVVEITNGRKQVTADSENVGYEEGQSSESVTNVCNSNGPLHDYESSDTSLKLGLPFSN, encoded by the exons ATGGCAAGAGAGAGGATTCAGATAAAAAAGATCGATAACGCCACCGCTAGGCAAGTCACGTTTTCAAAACGAAGAAGAGGGCTTTTCAAGAAAGCTGAGGAGCTTTCAGTTCTCTGTGATGCTGATGTTGCTGTCATCATCTTCTCCTCCACTGGCAAGCTCTTTGAGTTCTCCAGCTCAAG caTGAAGAAAATACTGGAAAGGCATAATTTGCACTCGAAGAATCTTGAGAAGCTGGAGCAACCATCTCTTGAGTTGCAG CTGGTAGAGGACAGCACCTGCTCCAGGTTGAGTAAGGAAGTTGCGGAGAAAAGCCATCAGCTGAG GCAAATGAGAGGGGAAGATCTGCGAGGATTAAATATAGATGAATTGCTGCAGCTAGAGAAGTCTCTTGAGGCTGGATTGAGCTGTGTGATAGAGAAGAAG GGTGAGAAGATTATGAACGAGATCACTGATCTTCAAAGAAAG GGAATGCAATTGATGGAAGAGAATGAGAGACTCAAACAGCAA GTGGTGGAGATAACTAATGGCCGAAAGCAAGTTACAGCTGATTCAGAGAATGTTGGTTACGAGGAAGGGCAGTCATCAGAGTCTGTAACCAATGTCTGCAACTCAAATGGCCCCCTACATGATTATGAAAGCTCTGATACATCCCTCAAGTTGGG GTTGCCATTTTCAAACTGA